AAAGCCCGCCACCTCAAGCTTGCCCTTGGAGGCGGGGCGTTGCTCGGCCCAGGTGTCCAGAATCATCTGCTTAGCGTCGTCTTCCGGCAGTTGGTCGACCTGCTGGGCCTTCCAGCCACGATGCCAACAGGTGATGCTGGTGACCTCTTCCGGCGTCTCGCCAAAATGCTGCGCCATGACGTTGCCCAGAACCGTGTCCGAGAACATGCCGATGGGCATGCCGTCTTCTTCCCAGAACGGGTCTTTCGCGACCAGATGCGATTGTGTCAGCAATTGCTTGCCCAGCGTCTGCACGGCATGAGCCTGCGCGCCTCGCAAGCCCGGCTCAATTTTCATCGTCCGCAACACAGAAAACGGAATCGACGAGACAATGCGTTTGGCACGATAGACTGTGCCGTCTGCGCAATGCGCCTCGGCCCCGGTTGCATCACTAGAAATACCGATCACTTTGCGGCCCAAGTGCACTTCGTTGTTCAGCGCAGCGGCCATGGCTTCCGGAATACGCTGGTTGCCGCCGACTGCGGCATAGGTGGCACGCGGCTGAATGGACCGCTGCATCATGCCCCAGGCATAGGTAAACATCAGCATCAGGGCCGACACATCATACGACGAATTGCCGAAATCTGAATTGATGTTGTAGGCCAGATTGATCTGTTCGTCGGTGACGCCCCTGGATTTGAACCAGTCATGGACGGATATATCCAACGGCGCACTTTTGGGGTCGTACCAGTCTTCGTACGACTCAAGGGGCATGTTCTGGATGATGAAGATGGGCACGAAGGACCACGGCATCATCGCCTTGTATTTTTCGTCAAAGACGTTGCGCGGATGCGCGGGCCAGTCTTCAGCGCTGATCATTTTGCCGTCCAGGAACAGGCTCCTGTTCAGAATAAGCGGCGCGCGATCCAAAATATTGTTCAGTTTGGCGCCAAACCGCTCGGCCGCATCAATCACCCGGCCATAGCCAGCCCCGATGCCGTTGCCGCCCGCTTCCGGGTTTCCCGGAATATCACTCAGCGATAAAATCCGGCCCCCGATGCGGTCCCGTCCTTCAATCACTTGGACGGAATAACCCTGATCTTGAAGCACATGCGCCGCCGAGAGGCCGGACAAACCCGCACCGATGATCAAAACATCAGACTGTGTCTGAGACCTTACGGGCTTGGAAGGCATGCCAACGCTGACACTGGTTGCCACAGCCGCAGCTCCGGCACTTTTTAGGGCTGTCCGTCGGCTAAAATGGTGTTTGGTCATGGTCTGAAGTTCCCCTTGTGCGGTCCCGATCGGTACCCGTTTGAGCATCACAGTTTGCGGCGAATGGTGAGCCACCGTAAAGCCCCACGATTCTTGCGGAAACCGTGGGTTGCCCAATGTCCACGGTGCGGTAGGATGCGGCAGATTCGCACTTACTCACAGAAGACACGACAGGCTAGCCATATGACTCAGACCGTACACCGCAAAATTGTTCTCAACGCCTATCCCGAAGGCATGCCCAAGCGCAGCGACTTCCGCATGGAAGAAGGCCCCATCCCTGAGCCTGGCGAAAATGAAATGCTCATTCGCACGCTCTTCATTGGCTTGGAGCCGCGCATTCGCCTGATGCTGAACCCAACTGACGATGAAAACAAAGCCATGCGGCCCCACGGTCCGATGACCGATATCGGCAAGGTCATTCCAGGCACGGTTCTTGGTGTGGTCGTGAAATCCAACAATCCAAAGTACAAAACCGGCGATGTGGTTGAGGGCTTCCTCGGCTGGCAAAACTATGTTGTGACCGATGGCGAACCCCACCCCACCAACAATCCGGAAGGCGTGGCGATCTGCGATACGGACCTGGCAGAGCCCATCGACTTTATTGGGCCGATGGGTGCCCCGGGGTTGACCGCCATTCTGGCCCTCAAACACGAAGGCAAACTGCAACAGGAAGAGTCCGTCGTCATCACCAGCGCCGCCGGCATGGTGGGCTCTCTCGCCGGTCAGCTGGCGCTGCTATTGGATGCCTGGGTGGTTGGCGTCACCAGCACCGATGAAAAATGCGCTTATCTGATGGACGAACTCGGGTTTGATGCGGCCATCAACTACAAGAAAACCAAAGACCTGGCGGCTGACATCAAAAAGGCTTGCCCGGACGGGGTCGATTACTTTTTCGACAATACGGGCGGCGTGATGGCCGACATCATTTCAACGCAGATGTCTAAAAATGGCCGCATCACCCGCTGCGGCATCATCTCAAATTATAACAAGCGCGGCTGGAACCAATCGCAACAATTCGACGGCCAGTTCTCAGTGCATAATCACGTCAGCGAATATGCCGAAGCGCGCCAAACCATCAGTGACCTCCTCAAAGACGAAGGACTGGTTTACGAACGCAAAGTATTTGAGGGATTGGAAACCGCGCCCATGGCCTTTATTGGCCTGCTCAACGGCGAGAACATCGGCAAGTGGATTGTTCAGGTGTCATAACCTGAACAATCCAGCCGCGGCTTTATTCGCTTAGCCTTATCACCCTTGAAAGAGCGCTTTGTGCTCTTCAATGAACTGTTCCAGAGAGGTCGCCGGACGCCCTAACAGCTCGCTCATGGTGTCGGTCTTATAATCCAGGCCACCTTCTTCAGACATTTCCTGCATCAGTTCCACCACACCCTCAATGTGCCAGTCGCTTTTCAGCACCCGTGCCAGGAAGTCATGGAAGTCTTGTAACGGCTGCGGGGTATAGGTGATCTCACGACCCAAGGTTTTGCTGAGCTGCTTGGCCACATCATACATCGAGAGAATATCAGGCCCGGTCAGATCATAGGTTTTACCAATGTGTGGCGCACCCTCGGTCAAAATAATCGCAGCAACTTCACCCACATCACGCACATCACACATAGAGGCTGTGCCGTCCCCGGCTGGGAAGGTAAAGGAGTCGTTGGCTTTGACCTGAGCGGCAAAGCCCAGCACATTCTGCATAAAGAAGTTGGGCCGCATGATCGTCGATCCAACCGGTGAAGCTTCTGCCGCTTCCGCGACTTTTACATGGACCTGGGGAATCCGGCGTGGATTCTCAGGATTGGATTCCGTCGATGACATGTAAACCAGATGCTTTACGCCAGCCGCTTCCGCCGCTTTGATGATATCCAGCTCCCATTTGAGTTGATTGGGGCCATTCGGCAAGGTCAGCATCACGCCTTCAATGCCTTTCATGGCCTTGGCAACAACATCGGCATCGCCGATATCACCAACCACCAACTCAACGCCCTGCTCTTTCAAGGGAGCTGCTTTTTCTTCATTGCGCACAATCGCGCGCACTTTGGCGCCCCGCGCCAACAAGTGTTTAACGGTTTGTCCGCCGGTTTTTCCGGTCGCGCCAGTGACAAGAAACATCAGGAGATCTCCAATTCAGATAATATTTGAGACACCCGCAAAATGCACAGAGGTGAGGATATCTCTTCTGCCGACACATGCCAGGGTTAAACAGCTGGCGCAACCCCCAGACACACCAGACGAGTCCCCTAAAAACTGTTGCGCCTCAAAAAGACTTGTCGCAGGCTGAGACTATGATTGATTTTACATCGGCTTCTTGCCGTAAGTTTTATGACCACTGGGCGTCCCTGCGCGGCGCATCAGACATACCTGAAAACTCCGTCTTTTTTGACAACGCGCACCCAGATTACGCCCCTGGCACGTTCATGCTCGAACTCATTAATGAAACGGCGGTCGTCCGTCTCATGGGGACCGGACTGGTCGAGCAATGGGGCCATGACCAGACCGGTACAATCATTGGCACTGCGCAAAGTGAAGGGCTGGAGAAAGCCTGGTACGACAATGCCTTCACTATCGTGACACATCCGTGTGGCATGCTCGTCAATTCATACTTCAAATCGACACAGGGGCGACTGTCTATGATTGAGACCATTGCTCTGCCCCTGGTATCGCCCAAGAGTTCAAACAAACGAGTGGTCTCGTATACTGAGATGATCGATGATCTTGGGTATAAAGAATTTCCCGAGGTCTGGCTGGAAACGCCGAAAATACTCTGGGTGGATATCGGCCATAGCTGCCCAAAAGAGCCGCCGCTGTCACAGTGAAACAACAGCAATTTTTATATTGATGGGATGAGCATGGCATGGTTTGGGGTTGCCCGGGTGGGCAGACCGTCCCAGACTGAGTCATCCCGCCTTGAGGATTGGTCCCGGCTACAGGCCAGCTAAAGGAAAGTGTCTCGCCGTGTCTCAGCATCACTCCATCAGCGCCAGCACGCTTGCCAGAAAAATCGTCCGCAGAGAGATCACCTCTGAAGCCTTATGCGAAGATCTGTGCAACCGGATTGAAGCTCACGCTGATCTGAACGCCTTTGCCACTTATGATCGCGCAGCGCTGCTGGCGCAAGCCAAAGAAGCTGATGTGGCGATGTCCCTCGGCAAGAACCGTGGACCCTTGCACGGTGTGCCCGTGCTTTTAAAAGACAACATCAACACCTCCGCCATGGCCACCAGCGGCGGCACCCCGGCGCTCGTCGGAAATATCCCAAACGTCAATGCGCCCATCGCTGCGCGTCTGTTTGAGGCTGGGGCCTTGCTGGCCGGCAAAGCCAACATGCATGAACTGTCATCCGGCGGCACCAGCGCCAATCATGTCTTTGGTCCCGTGCGGAACCCCTTTGATAAAATGCTGGTGCCGGGCGGGTCTTCTGGTGGCACCGCCGCCGCCATCGCCGCCGGATTGGCCCCCGCGGGTTTAGGCACTGACACCGCAGGGTCCGTGCGTGTTCCTGCCGCGCTTTGCGGTGTTTTTGGCTTCCGGCCTTCAACGGGGCGCTATAGCGATGCTGGGATTGTGCCGCTCTCCCGCACGCAGGACACGGCAGGCCCGCTGGCAGCAGCCATGGAAGACATCATTCTCCTAGACAGCCTTTTGGCTGTCGGCGGCGCACACCCCATAAGGCACAAAGGCACAAACTTGCGCATTGGGGTCGCCGAACATTTGATTGAAACTGCCAGCTCTCAAATCAGCCGTACCATTGACGACACCCTGCAGCGGTTGGCGAAAGCCGGGGTTACTTTGGTGCCTGTCGACTTATCTGCTCATACCGACGTGCGCCGTGCTGCCACGGTCGGTGTCATCGACAGCGAGTTTCCAGGCGTGATGCAGGCGTACTTAACAGCGCATGCCCCTCATCTCACCTTAGAAAGCTTGACCGCGCAGATCGCTTCGCCCTCGGTGAAAGCCTTCACCGAAGACCGGTTGCGTAAAGTCCACGACCAGGCAGCCTATGCCTACGCCATAGGAGACGGGCTCAAGGCTTATCAGGCCGTATGGGCAAGTCTCTTCACCGACCACACCCTGGATGCGATCGCCTTTCCAACCACACCAGAGGTCGCGCTGCCTTTAGCGGAAGATGACAATGTCATGCGCAACGGAGAGTCTGTTTTATCTTGGTTTTATTTTAGCAACACCGGTCCCGGCAGCGCCGGACAACGGCCGGGGATCAGCCTGCCGGTCGGGCTGAGTAAACCTGGGCCGGACCAATCTGGATTACCCGTTGGCTTGGAACTGGATGGACTCCCGGGAGAAGACGAACACTTGCTGGGCGTCGCTCAAACCGTCTCTAACATTTTAGATATCTAGCTATTAAAATAGCGAAGATGGTTAAGCGGCTGGCCCAGTGTAGAGGCAGCCTTCGCCGCAAGAGCCGCGCCGGATGACAACTTTACTCAAGGCCGGAAA
The sequence above is drawn from the Rhodospirillaceae bacterium genome and encodes:
- a CDS encoding NADP-dependent oxidoreductase; protein product: MTQTVHRKIVLNAYPEGMPKRSDFRMEEGPIPEPGENEMLIRTLFIGLEPRIRLMLNPTDDENKAMRPHGPMTDIGKVIPGTVLGVVVKSNNPKYKTGDVVEGFLGWQNYVVTDGEPHPTNNPEGVAICDTDLAEPIDFIGPMGAPGLTAILALKHEGKLQQEESVVITSAAGMVGSLAGQLALLLDAWVVGVTSTDEKCAYLMDELGFDAAINYKKTKDLAADIKKACPDGVDYFFDNTGGVMADIISTQMSKNGRITRCGIISNYNKRGWNQSQQFDGQFSVHNHVSEYAEARQTISDLLKDEGLVYERKVFEGLETAPMAFIGLLNGENIGKWIVQVS
- a CDS encoding FAD-dependent oxidoreductase, coding for MTKHHFSRRTALKSAGAAAVATSVSVGMPSKPVRSQTQSDVLIIGAGLSGLSAAHVLQDQGYSVQVIEGRDRIGGRILSLSDIPGNPEAGGNGIGAGYGRVIDAAERFGAKLNNILDRAPLILNRSLFLDGKMISAEDWPAHPRNVFDEKYKAMMPWSFVPIFIIQNMPLESYEDWYDPKSAPLDISVHDWFKSRGVTDEQINLAYNINSDFGNSSYDVSALMLMFTYAWGMMQRSIQPRATYAAVGGNQRIPEAMAAALNNEVHLGRKVIGISSDATGAEAHCADGTVYRAKRIVSSIPFSVLRTMKIEPGLRGAQAHAVQTLGKQLLTQSHLVAKDPFWEEDGMPIGMFSDTVLGNVMAQHFGETPEEVTSITCWHRGWKAQQVDQLPEDDAKQMILDTWAEQRPASKGKLEVAGFKSWYNDPFSSGDWAVWEPGQIKQFIVKMSQPHGNLHFCGEHTALSNRGMEGAMESGERVAFEVMDAI
- a CDS encoding SDR family oxidoreductase, whose protein sequence is MFLVTGATGKTGGQTVKHLLARGAKVRAIVRNEEKAAPLKEQGVELVVGDIGDADVVAKAMKGIEGVMLTLPNGPNQLKWELDIIKAAEAAGVKHLVYMSSTESNPENPRRIPQVHVKVAEAAEASPVGSTIMRPNFFMQNVLGFAAQVKANDSFTFPAGDGTASMCDVRDVGEVAAIILTEGAPHIGKTYDLTGPDILSMYDVAKQLSKTLGREITYTPQPLQDFHDFLARVLKSDWHIEGVVELMQEMSEEGGLDYKTDTMSELLGRPATSLEQFIEEHKALFQG
- a CDS encoding amidase family protein, with the protein product MSQHHSISASTLARKIVRREITSEALCEDLCNRIEAHADLNAFATYDRAALLAQAKEADVAMSLGKNRGPLHGVPVLLKDNINTSAMATSGGTPALVGNIPNVNAPIAARLFEAGALLAGKANMHELSSGGTSANHVFGPVRNPFDKMLVPGGSSGGTAAAIAAGLAPAGLGTDTAGSVRVPAALCGVFGFRPSTGRYSDAGIVPLSRTQDTAGPLAAAMEDIILLDSLLAVGGAHPIRHKGTNLRIGVAEHLIETASSQISRTIDDTLQRLAKAGVTLVPVDLSAHTDVRRAATVGVIDSEFPGVMQAYLTAHAPHLTLESLTAQIASPSVKAFTEDRLRKVHDQAAYAYAIGDGLKAYQAVWASLFTDHTLDAIAFPTTPEVALPLAEDDNVMRNGESVLSWFYFSNTGPGSAGQRPGISLPVGLSKPGPDQSGLPVGLELDGLPGEDEHLLGVAQTVSNILDI